The following proteins come from a genomic window of Bactrocera tryoni isolate S06 chromosome 1, CSIRO_BtryS06_freeze2, whole genome shotgun sequence:
- the LOC120766182 gene encoding protein VAC14 homolog, whose product MESQYAPLSESCAKALADKAYEKRKVASQEIEKMVTEFNTKNNTVQIRKLIDVLSNQFAISRDPNRRKGGLIGLAATSLGLGKDSERYVGELVTPILNCLSDPDVRVRYFACESLYNVVKVARAAIIPFFPDLFSALSRLVTDSDQMVKDGSELLDRLLKDIVTESSQIFNLEAFIPLLKERIYVNNSFARQYVISWISILNAVPEINMLIYLTDILDGLFTMLEDNTLEIQRMCETTLSQFLKSIRYDSTSVRMEDTINILIIHAQSTNELIKSIAITWIREFVQTFGPNVLPHASGIFTAILPCLEYNVESKKNIKECAVSVNNSMMSLISSKEHKSKNIEKIDLRSVMEVLSQYLTHNSVHTKIAVLKWIHHLFTHFPNEMSPHASSLGANLLGILSDNSDEVVLQCLSVLAKILNSTHNGESRDFNKAHYRKFLLSLLNLFSEEKKFLDSRASLIIRQLCVLLNAEYIYRTFSEIIDEEVIKFASTMVRLLNMILLTSPELFELRNSLRDITNEHSANLFKCLYKSWAHCPVSTLSLCLLTQSYQHVSQLVVLFGDVEITLDILNELDKLVQLIESPIFAPLRLTLVSKSNNCADAQHLAHALFGILMLLPQTDAFHLLKNRLQCVPNYWGQTPINENKSLQHQSNIDFEILLEHFKKVQKAQRTLRIQQRRNIILPEET is encoded by the exons ATGGAATCACAATATGCACCATTAAGCGAAAGTTGTGCCAAGGCCCTGGCGGACAAGGCTTATGAGAAGCGTAAAGTTGCTTCACAGGAAAtcgaaaa AATGGTGACAGAATTTAATACGAAAAATAATACGGTACAGATACGTAAACTTATAGATGTTCTCTCAAATCAATTTGCGATATCTCGTGATCCCAATCGGCGTAAAGGGGGCTTAATTGGGCTTGCTGCAACAAGCCTAGGATTAGGAAAA GATTCCGAACGGTATGTAGGGGAACTGGTTACGCCCATTTTAAACTGTCTTAGTGATCCAGACGTTCGAGTCCGCTATTTCGCATGCGAATCCTTATACAATGTTGTTAAGGTAGCTAGAGCTGCTATTATACCATTTTTCCCAGACTTATTCTCGGCATTATCACGATTAGTGACGGATTCAGATCAAATGGTTAAAGACGGTAGTGAGTTGCTTGATCGGTTGCTTAAG GATATCGTAACTGAGTCTTCACAAATTTTCAATCTAGAGGCATTTATACCACTTCTTAAGGAACGTATTTACGTAAACAACTCTTTTGCAAGGCAATATGTTATATCGTGGATTTCAATTTTGAACGCAGTTCCcgaaataaatatgttaatatatttaaCTGACATTTTGGATGGACTTTTTACAATGTTAGAGGACAACACATTAGAAATTCaacgaat gtGTGAAACTACTTTAAGTCAGTTTTTAAAATCCATCCGATATGATTCTACTTCGGTGCGAATGGAGGACACAATAAACATACTAATTATTCATGCTCAATCTACTAATGAACTCATTAag tcAATTGCTATAACATGGATACGTGAATTTGTACAAACATTTGGACCAAATGTTTTGCCGCATGCTAGTGGAATATTTACTGCGATATTACCGTGTCTAGAGTACAACGTGGAATCTAAGAAAA ATATCAAAGAATGTGCTGTTTCTGTGAACAACTCGATGATGTCATTGATTTCATCAAAGGAACACaagtcaaaaaatattgaaaaaatagatTTACGTTCTGTTATGGAAGTTTTGTCGCAGTATTTAACACATAATTCGGTGCACACGAAAATTGCTGTATTGAAATGGATTCATCATCTATTTACACATTTCCCCAACGAG atgtCACCACATGCAAGCAGTTTAGGTGCTAATTTACTGGGCATACTATCAGATAATTCCGATGAAGTTGTATTGCAATGTCTCTCAGTTTTGgccaaaattttgaattcaacACATAATGGTG AGTCAAGAGATTTCAATAAAGCTCATTACCGAAAATTCCTTCTAAGTTTGCTCAACTTGTTTAGTGAGGAAAAGAAGTTTTTGGACAGCCGTGCCAGCCTTATAATTag ACAGTTGTGTGTATTGCTAAACGCTGAATATATATATCGCACGTTTTCTGAAATCATTGATGAAGAAGTTATTAAATTTGCATCAACAATGGTCCGTTTACTCAATATGATACTCTTGACATCACCTGAATTGTTTGAACTACGTAACTCGTTACGAGACATTACAAATGAACATTccgcaaatttatttaaatgcctTTACAAAAGTTGGGCACATTGTCCTGTATCCACACTATCCCTTTGTTTGTTAACCCAAAGTTATCAACATGTATCGCAATTGGTAGTATTGTT cGGTGACGTAGAGATAACTTTGGATATATTGAACGAATTGGACAAACTGGTACAGCTGATAGAATCACCAATTTTTGCAC CATTGCGGCTAACTCTGGtttcaaaatcaaataattgTGCAGATGCTCAACATTTGGCACATGCACTTTTTGGTATTCTTATGCTTTTGCCGCAAACCGATGCTTTCCACTTATTAAAAAACCGTTTGCAATGTGTGCCAAATTATTGGGGCCAAACACCAAT aaatgaaaataaatcactGCAACATCAAAGCAACATTGACTTTGAAATATTGttggaacatttcaagaaaGTCCAAAAAGCTCAACGAACCCTACGAATTCAACAGaggagaaatattattttacctgAAGAAACTTAG
- the LOC120775278 gene encoding GTP-binding protein 2 has protein sequence MDCGLISLFDSDEGNHEADKYNNNRPVRGNGSKVRKTSVKAKGGTHKRASESGSSSSSEGEIDLQNNKIIIDFDQGILPPEPQLGNIEYKLKLISPSKHRFEHLVTQMKWRLREGNGEAVYEIGVSDSGHLHGLNEKDMSASLATLKQMAQKLGASTSVLRRKYIATRRSVAEVLVRKIPDDQHNIEIRVAVLGGAEAGKSTLLGVLTQGEFDNGRGLARLIMFRHMHEIQSGRTSSISHETLGFDSQGTIINYKYNELTTAEEISDRSTKLVTFLDLAGHRRYMRTTVQALLGYSPHYAMLVVSAGSGCTGTSKEHLSIVRALDMPFFIVVTKTDITSPEQTVQELRQVLTSVGCRKLPFIVTNADEAISAASNQVSENIVPIFCVSNVTGAGLSLVTKFLYVLSPCISNLEKERLEQESSEFHIDEIFRVTEVGPVVGGLLVKGVLTENMQMKIGPLHDGSFHTVNVHTIHRNKAPCRMVRAGQSASLSFIPNQTLPPLRSGMTLLGDTGDPGEEPYGTLLFQAEVSVLFHATAIYVGFQTTIHIGSIRQTAIIRAIEEREKMGTNDSALVLFEFVGHPEYVRPGVRMLFREGTSKGIGVVTKVFPLNKSAG, from the exons ATGGATTGTGGGCTTATAAGTCTCTTCGATTCCGATGAAGGAAATCACGAAGCAgacaaatacaataacaaccgTCCAGTTCGTGGCAATGGATCAAAGGTTCGGAAAACTTCTGTAAAAGCAAAAGGTGGCACACATAAAAGAGCCAGTGAAAGCGGAAGCAGCAGTAGCAGTGAAGGAGAAATagatttacaaaataataaaattattattgattttgatCAGGGCATTTTACCACCCGAACCGCAGTTGGGAAATATTGAGTACAAACTGAAATTAATTAGTCCATCGAAGCATCGCTTCGAACATCTTGTAACTCAAATGAAATGGAGACTGCGCGAAGGAAATGGTGAAGCTGTTTACGAAATCGGCGTATCTGACTCAGGCCACTTACATGGGCTTAATGAAAAAGACATGAGTGCCTCCCTGGCCACACTTAAGCAAATGGCGCAAAAGTTAGGTGCTAGTACCTCAGTTTTACGACGAAAATATATAGCAACACGACGATCCGTTGCCGAAGTTTTAGTTCGTAAAATACCTGATGACCAACATAATATAGAAATTCGTGTTGCTGTACTGGGAGGCGCGGAGGCAGGGAAATCCACACTATTAGGTGTGCTTACGCAAGGTGAATTCGACAATGGCCGTGGTTTGGCAAGGCTTATTATGTTTAGACATATGCACGAAATACAATCGGGTCGAACTTCAAGTATTTCACACGAAACTCTTGGCTTCGATTCGCAG GGCACAATCATAAACTACAAATATAATGAATTGACGACTGCCGAGGAGATTAGCGACCGCTCCACAAAACTGGTAACATTTTTAGACTTGGCTGGTCATAGACGCTACATGCGAACAACAGTGCAGGCACTGTTGGGCTACTCTCCGCACTATGCCATGTTAGTGGTGTCAGCAGGCAGCGGTTGTACTGGTACTAGTAAAGAGCATCTATCTATTGTCCGAGCCTTGGATATGCCATTCTTCATCGTTGTTACCAAGACCGATATAACAAGTCCGGAACAAACAGTACAAGAATTAAGGCAGGTTCTTACATCAGTGGGATGTCGGAAGTTGCCATTTATTGTCACAAATGCCGATGAGGCTATTTCCGCAGCATCTAATCAAGtttccgaaaatattgttcCCATTTTTTGTGTTTCAAACGTGACGGGAGCAGGACTTAGTCTGGTTACAAAGTTTCTCTACGTTCTATCACCATGCATTAGTAATCTGGAAAAAGAACGTCTAGAACAGGAGTCAAGTGAATTTCATATTGATGAGATTTTTCGAGTAACCGAAGTTGGTCCAGTAGTTGGCGGTTTACTCGTAAAAGGGGTACTAACGGAAAACATGCAAATGAAAATTGGACCTTTACATGACGGTAGCTTTCATACTGTTAATGTGCACACAATTCATCGGAACAAAGCTCCATGTCGGATGGTACGAGCGGGGCAAAGTGCCTCTTTATCATTTATCCCAAACCAGACGCTGCCACCACTTAGAAGTGGAATGACGTTGTTAGGCGATACTGGCGATCCTGGAGAGGAACCATACGGTACACTCCTTTTTCAa gcGGAAGTGTCTGTTCTCTTTCACGCTACAGCAATTTATGTAGGCTTTCAGACGACTATACACATAGGCAGCATACGGCAAACTGCAATTATTCGAGCAATAGAGGAGCGTGAAAAAATGGGTACCAATGATAGTGCTTTggttttgtttgaatttgttGGGCATCCTGAGTATGTTCGGCCTGGCGTACGGATGTTATTTCGTGAAGGCACAAGTAAGGGCATCGGTGTAGTTACAAAAGTTTTCCCTCTCAACAAATCGGCTGGAtaa
- the LOC120775295 gene encoding evolutionarily conserved signaling intermediate in Toll pathway, mitochondrial, which translates to MIRKLANVFRGQLKYNGNSFQNVSPTWYSETSKAFYCTKSENESKAQNDDSARGGRGKSNIRKPPLPAIQNPFANVTNKTKESYLAMLEIFEERDVHRRNHVEFIYAALRNMADFGVEHDIEVYKALINVMPKGKFIPTNVFQAEFMHYPKQQQCIIDLLEQMEDLGVMPDYEMEAMLLNVFGRRGHPLRKYWRMMYWMPKFKNLSPWPLPNPIPDDTLNIAQLAVERMCTVDLRSKISVYETKNVQDSIDDTWIVSGMSAEQSQLLRDHPHDKAVYIEGPFLIWLRNRSINYFTLRADPDPNLLQSLQEEQEDQDDVSRLKAPFFGTAIPRPKNAIGKNRSVHQQEDGTIFAICATGTSTKDSLLSWIRLLESNGNPTLGEIPVLFRFKSVVTAKAIEIEDKAKSDNLQSNPSSKTTD; encoded by the exons ATGATACGAAAACTTGCAAATGTGTTTAGAGGACAGTTAAAATATAATGGCAATTCATTTCAAAACGTATCACCTACATGGTATTCGGAAACTAGTAAAGCGTTTTATTGTACAAAAAGTGAGAACGAAAGCAAGGCACAAAATGATGACAGTGCAAGAGGGGGTAGAGGAAAGAGTAATATACGAAAGCCACCGCTTCCCGCTATCCAAAATCCTTTTGCCAATGTGACAAATAAAACCAAGGAATCCTACCTAGCGATGTTGGAGATTTTCGAAGAGCGTGACGTTCATCGGCGGAATCATGTCGAGTTTATTTATGCTGCTCTCCGAAACATGGCAGATTTTGGCGTTGAACATGATATAGAAGTGTACAAAGCTTTAATTAACGTTATGCCGAAAGGAAAATTTATTCCCACTAATGTTTTTCAAGCCGAATTCATGCATTACCCTAAACAACAACAGTGCATAATAGATCTGTTAGAACAAATGGAAGATCTGGGTGTAATGCCTGATTATGAAATGGAAGCTATGTTGTTAAATGTATTTGGACGACGAGGACACCCATTACGTAAGTATTGGAGAATGATGTATTGGATGCCAAAGTTTAAAAACTTATCACCATGGCCTCTACCAAACCCTATACCTGATGATACACTAAATATTGCTCAGCTAGCTGTAGAGCGCATGTGTACAGTAGATTTGCGATCAAAGATCTCTGTATATGAAACCAAAAATGTCCAGGATTCTATAGATGACACGTGGATCGTAAGTGGTATGAGTGCAGAACAGTCACAACTATTAAGAGATCATCCCCACGATAAAGCCGTTTATATAGAAGGTCCCTTCTTGATTTGGTTAAGAAATCGCTCAATAAATTACTTTACGTTACGAGCTGATCCAGATCCAAACTTACTACAAAGTCTTCAAGAAGAACAAGAAGATCAGGATG ATGTATCACGGTTAAAGGCGCCATTCTTTGGTACCGCGATTCCTCGACCCAAAAATGCAATTGGTAAAAACCGTTCTGTACATCAACAAGAGGATGGtacaatttttgcaatttgtgcAACTGGTACATCCACAAAGGACTCATTATTGTCCTGGATAAGATTGTTAGAATCTAACGGAAACCCGACCTTAGGTGAAATACCAGTGCTGTTTAGATTTAAATCTGTTGTAACAGCGAAAGCAATTGAAATAGAAGACAAAGCAAAATCTGATAATCTGCAATCGAATCCCAGTTCAAAAACTACGGATtga
- the LOC120767095 gene encoding protein dispatched — protein sequence MHWYYNFLVRRPYLMVLAVAVLCIACITVSVTMNSVPDFSDPTLGFETRGTALGKRLSAWNNLIQETGPSGSLVTNPNDLLFYNNNNYHHLKNMRKHQRHNRTHKRKNRKKPKNPKHHKKELHLSKKIISLQNRFNITTRKSNDTNLLPTQWNGDSGVFRDYEITNDSLSSLEQLNRSEHFEYGRNTTSIDEDYHREKVQSKKSTWNIIKQAQFPPNGNTGPHVEGYFCDSPSKDYSHFVVERIGPNDTDSLFDLNGLLAMCQLQNQIIAIPSYGEFCQREELTDTCCRPWSLPNYAALLVNKSSCFDLNITDVVMLQNLLVMCFEYYHDLKLSNDCSEFSPCQAPSECTHGNIVYNILHFLTDYNFIRMNDTTVFMKYAMIFVPVASTAKILPLFHEWEDTDLKNELVQVVSMDLGLENELFNESLLTDVWLVSLGGVFVMTCIWLYTTSIFVTLMVCVAVMFSLGLAYFVYTLVFKMSFFPYMNLLAVVVIIGIGADNAFLFVKIWQCVLAERFTKSAKSTSSTHATPIVEGGSEHTETLQNLMASAFHHSALSMFVSSLTTATAFFSSYTSSITAIKCFGVFAGTVAVTNYLLMITWLPAVVCIMERLSACASCNSKLPIQKLLLMFNKSITKFCHLYETVITKAVMNYSIIWICLFGAIGLCSTVIVLYAPGLQLPDSDHFQLFSSSHPFEIYNSKMKNEFWFEKSMSAYENFKLPMRFVWGIQPVDDGDYTDPFSHGNLYYDNNFNISTKAAQVWLLDFCKKIRKQPFYEITFGLLLPNCFIENFISLMDRMCIDGMDNTDRTPCCDVSKFPFEPYVFDICLPQSMSSLYATPREYYTPGVAGPRFLADRRSNPLLQTYNEISIGNTSQHVTLAPPQVKALVLEFESNVAYTTAYTDVKKFVQSVELWLANELREAPPEMQGGWFTSELKFFDTQSTLSHDTLVAISVAMSASLLVLLLVTLNVLVSLYAVITVLLTIFTTVSILILLGWKLNVLESIAVSTAIGLAVDFSLHYGIHYRMSPTKERLAASHFTLSRIVGPTSMAAITTGAAGALMLASNVLPYIQIGLFLVIVMVVSWLYGTFFLMSLLKTAGPQYGFMQFSYPLMNKGSSTTGNKYYERKQSQVIASEQLLTPSSSAVGELINSETHELESLTSSSLIKTISGTESSHPLSVDFEHSFNNKHDITCANFSTVNDHKSPSIESPELHVTN from the exons ATGCATTGGTATTACAACTTTTTGGTACGACGGCCTTATCTAATGGTCCTGGCCGTGGCCGTTTTATGTATAGCTTGCATCACTGTATCCGTGACCATGAATTCGGTACCAGATTTTAGTGATCCCACGTTG GGATTTGAAACACGAGGTACAGCGTTAGGAAAACGTCTAAGCGCTTGGAATAATTTAATACAGGAGACTGGACCCTCTGGTAGTCTGGTGACAAACCCAAATGATTTGCtgttttacaataataataactatcatcatttaaaaaatatgcgaaaacaTCAACGTCACAATCGAACTCACAAacgtaaaaatcgaaaaaagccCAAAAACccaaaacaccataaaaaagaATTACACCTGAGTAAGAAGATAATTTCGTTGCAAAATCGGTTTAATATAACAACTCGTAAGAGTAATGACACCAACCTTTTACCAACTCAATGGAATGGTGATAGTGGCGTCTTTCGGGATTATGAGATTACAAATGATTCATTGTCAAGCTTGGAACAACTAAATCGTAGTGAACATTTTGAATACGGTCGTAATACCACATCCATTGATGAAGACTACCACCGAGAAAAGGTGCAGTCTAAAAAGAGTACGTGGAACATTATCAAACAAGCTCAATTTCCGCCAAACGGAAATACTGGTCCACATGTGGAAGGTTATTTTTGCGATTCACCCTCCAAAGATTACTCCCACTTTGTAGTTGAGCGTATAGGTCCTAATGATACGGATTCACTTTTCGACCTTAATGGTTTGCTAGCCATGTGTCAATTACAGAATCAAATTATTGCTATACCAAGTTATGGTGAATTTTGTCAAAGAGAAGAACTCACTGACACCTGTTGTCGCCCATGGTCACTACCCAATTATGCTGCACTTCTGGTCAATAAGAGCTCTTGCTTCGatttaaat ATTACGGACGTTGTCATGCTACAAAATTTATTGGTGATGTGTTTCGAATATTATCACGACTTAAAGTTAAGTAATGATTGCAGCGAGTTTAGCCCCTGTCAAGCGCCAAGCGAATGTACTCACGgaaatattgtttataatattttacattttttgactGATTACAATTTCATTCGTATGAAT GACACAACAGTATTTATGAAATATGCAATGATATTTGTACCTGTAGCATCTACAGCAAAAATTCTTCCATTATTTCATGAATGGGAAGATAC tgatttaaaaaatgaacTTGTTCAAGTAGTATCAATGGACTTGGGACTTGAAAACGAACTATTTAATGAGTCGTTACTTACAGACGTTTGGCTGGTCTCACTAGGCGGAGTCTTCGTTATGACATGTATTTGGTTGTATACAACGTCGATTTTCGTTACGTTGATGGTCTGTGTGGCAGTGATGTTTTCATTGGGTTTAGCATATTTTGTCTATACTTTGGTCTTTAAAATGTCATTCTTTCCATACATGAACTTATTGGCTGTGGTTGTAATAATAG gtattggCGCTGACAATGCATTTCTTTTTGTAAAGATTTGGCAATGCGTTCTAGCGGAACGGTTTACCAAGTCAGCAAAGTCAACCTCTTCTACTCACGCAACACCAATTGTTGAGGGCGGAAGTGAGCACACAGAAACCCTACAGAATTTAATGGCATCCGCATTTCATCATTCAGCATTATCAATGTTTGTATCTTCTCTAACCACTGCTACAGCTTTCTTTTCGTCGTATACTAGCTCCATAACGGCTATTAAATGCTTTGg TGTATTTGCCGGAACGGTAGCTGTAACCAATTATTTACTTATGATAACTTGGCTGCCTGCTGTCGTCTGCATAATGGAACGTCTATCTGCTTGTGCAAGCTGCAATAGTAAACTTCCAATACAAAAGCTATTGCTAATGTTCAATAAGTCAATTACAAAGTTCTGTCATCTATATGAGACAGTTATAACGAAGGCTGTGATGAATTATTCAATAATATGGATATGCTTATTTG GTGCGATAGGATTATGCAGCACAGTTATTGTATTGTATGCGCCTGGGCTGCAGTTGCCGGATAGCGACCATTTTCAACTATTCTCAAGTAGCCATCCATTCGAAATATAtaatagtaaaatgaaaaatgagttTTGGTTTGAGAAGTCGATGTCG gcttatgaaaattttaaattaccaaTGCGCTTCGTTTGGGGTATACAACCAGTTGATGACGGCGACTACACTGATCCTTTTTCCCATGGGAACTTGTATTatgacaataattttaatatatctaCAAAGGCTGCTCAAGTTTGGTTGCTagatttctgtaaaaaaataagaaaacagccATTTTACGAAATTACTTTTGGTTTATTATTGCCGAATTgcttcattgaaaattttatatcccTTATGGATCGCAT GTGTATAGATGGTATGGATAATACTGATCGCACTCCTTGTTGTGACGTATCAAAGTTTCCTTTCGAGCCATATGTCTTCGATATTTGCTTGCCACAAAGTATGTCCTCACTTTACGCTACTCCGCGGGAGTACTACACTCCTGGTGTCGCCGGGCCAAGATTCTTGGCCGACAGACGAAGCAATCCACTACTACAAACTtataatgaaatctcaattGGTAATACATCCCAACATGTTACGCTCGCACCGCCACAAGTGAAAGCCTTAGTGCTAGAGTTCGAATCGAATGTGGCCTACACAACGGCCTACACAGATGTCAAAAAATTTGTACAATCAGTGGAGCTGTGGCTCGCCAACGAGTTGCGGGAGGCTCCGCCTGAAATGCAGGGCGGTTGGTTTACCAGTGAACTTAAGTTCTTTGATACCCAAAGTACACTTAGTCACGATACGTTAGTAGCGATTTCAGTTGCTATGAGTGCTTCGCTCTTGGTTTTACTTTTGGTTACTTTGAATGTTTTAGTATCTTTGTATGCGGTGATTACAGttttacttacaatttttaCGACGGTGTCAATACTAATTTTACTCGGTTGGAAATTAAATGTGCTTGAAAGTATAGCTGTGAGCACTGCCATCGGATTGGCAGTCGATTTCAGCTTGCACTACGGTATACATTATCGCATGTCGCCGACGAAGGAGCGTCTGGCCGCTAGCCATTTCACCTTATCACGGATTGTGGGGCCAACGTCGATGGCAGCAATCACTACAGGTGCTGCTGGTGCTTTAATGCTGGCGTCTAACGTACTGCCATATATACAGATTGGtttatttttggttattgttATGGTTGTCAGCTGGTTATATGGCACATTTTTTCTTATGAGCCTGCTAAAAACGGCTGGTCCGCAGTACGGTTTCATGCAATTCAGTTACCCGTTAATGAATAAAGGATCATCAACTACTGGCAATAAGTACTATGAAAG AAAACAAAGTCAAGTAATTGCGAGTGAACAGTTATTAACACCGTCAAGTTCCGCTGTCGGTGAACTAATAAACTCGGAAACCCATGAACTCGAGTCGCTCACATCGAGTTcattaattaaaactatttctGGTACAGAAAGCTCTCATCCGCTGAGTGTTGATTTCGAACACTCATTCAATAATAAACACGATATAACCTGCGCCAATTTTTCTACTGTCAACGATCACAAGAGTCCGTCTATTGAAAGTCCTGAGTTACATGTTACAAACTAA
- the LOC120767096 gene encoding uncharacterized protein LOC120767096, giving the protein MLDCCGNHLTTYKFDYRTRKSNNFANRAPKIEQADEPLISNYYWFPLQTNGIQAKSKVWPKTTVGMEEYKDFVKRLENCKKELFKMFFRCPDVDTKLIEKMLRDLEKSTYMVTYSPNYFYSKKESQRFLRTAHEKSNLKYYETTYGTYYNRVKELERFKDVLYGMMPKHERDKFHDEINKLYITGVTTYQVSYNIPAIEQSKKKQTRDAPIDRYTLRRV; this is encoded by the coding sequence ATGTTGGATTGTTGCGGAAATCATTTGACAACGTACAAGTTTGACTACAGAACCAGGAAGTCAAATAATTTTGCTAATAGAGCCCCGAAAATTGAGCAAGCTGATGAACCGCTTATAAGCAATTACTATTGGTTTCCCTTACAGACAAATGGCATCCAAGCGAAAAGCAAAGTATGGCCTAAAACTACGGTTGGCATGgaagaatataaagattttGTAAAACGTTTGGAGAACTGCAAAAAAGAATTGTTTAAAATGTTCTTTAGATGTCCCGACGTTGACactaaattgattgaaaaaatgttaagagATTTAGAAAAAAGTACCTATATGGTTACCTATTcaccaaattatttttattccaagAAGGAGTCTCAACGTTTTTTAAGAACAGCACACGAAAAGAGTAACTTGAAATATTACGAAACCACATATGGTACTTACTACAATCGCGTAAAAGAACTAGAACGGTTCAAAGATGTTCTGTATGGTATGATGCCAAAACACGAGAGAGATAAATTTCAtgacgaaataaataaattgtatataacGGGAGTAACTACTTATCAAGTTAGCTACAATATTCCTGCAATTGAACaatcaaaaaagaaacaaaccaGGGACGCGCCAATTGATAGATATACTTTACGTCGAGTATAa